Proteins from one Embleya scabrispora genomic window:
- the holA gene encoding DNA polymerase III subunit delta: MLGRVARRMQDDPLAPVTLVVGAEELLVDRAIGDVVRAVRAQDPEADVRDVAPGALQAGMLSELASPSLFGERKVIVIRSAQDLGTDLVGEVTRLIADPAEEIVLVLAHLGGPKGKKLLDAVRKVGVREVACPKVTKVGDRIAFARAEFRVAGRSLTEDACRTLVEAIGNDLRELASACSQLMADVDGVVDEEVVSRYYSGVAEASSFTVADKTVEGRTAEALEQLRWALSVGVAPVMVTSALAQSVRQIARVGAAPRNARPNDLARDLGMPPWKVDRVRQQLRGWTPDGIVRALTAVADADAAVKGGGMDPAYALEKAVVTISTARNA; the protein is encoded by the coding sequence ATGCTTGGTCGGGTGGCCAGACGAATGCAGGATGATCCGCTCGCGCCGGTGACGCTTGTCGTCGGGGCCGAGGAGTTGCTCGTGGATCGGGCGATCGGGGATGTGGTCCGTGCCGTTCGGGCGCAGGATCCCGAGGCGGATGTTCGGGACGTGGCGCCGGGGGCGTTGCAGGCCGGGATGTTGTCCGAGTTGGCCAGTCCCTCTTTGTTCGGTGAGCGCAAGGTCATCGTGATCCGGTCCGCGCAGGATCTGGGGACGGATCTGGTCGGCGAGGTCACGCGGTTGATCGCCGATCCTGCCGAGGAGATCGTGCTGGTGCTCGCGCATCTGGGCGGGCCCAAGGGCAAAAAGCTGTTGGACGCGGTGCGCAAGGTGGGTGTGCGCGAGGTCGCGTGTCCCAAGGTGACCAAGGTCGGGGATCGCATCGCGTTCGCGCGGGCGGAGTTTCGGGTGGCCGGGCGCTCGCTCACCGAGGACGCCTGTCGCACGTTGGTCGAGGCGATCGGCAACGATCTGCGGGAGTTGGCCTCCGCGTGCAGCCAGTTGATGGCGGATGTCGACGGTGTGGTCGACGAGGAAGTGGTCTCGCGCTACTACAGCGGCGTTGCCGAGGCGTCCAGCTTCACCGTCGCCGACAAGACCGTCGAGGGGCGTACCGCCGAGGCGCTGGAGCAGTTGCGCTGGGCGTTGTCCGTGGGTGTTGCGCCGGTCATGGTCACGAGCGCGCTCGCGCAGAGCGTGCGGCAGATCGCCCGGGTCGGCGCCGCCCCCCGGAACGCCCGGCCGAACGATTTGGCGCGCGACCTCGGCATGCCGCCGTGGAAGGTCGACCGGGTTCGACAGCAACTGCGTGGCTGGACTCCGGACGGCATCGTCCGAGCCCTCACCGCCGTCGCCGACGCCGACGCGGCGGTCAAGGGCGGCGGTATGGATCCCGCGTATGCACTGGAAAAGGCCGTGGTGACGATCTCCACCGCCCGCAACGCCTGA
- the rpsT gene encoding 30S ribosomal protein S20, translating into MANIKSQIKRNKTNEIARQRNKAVKSELKTFVRKAREAAEAGNVEQAEALTRLAARKLDKAVSKGVIHKNQAANKKSALAKRVATAKA; encoded by the coding sequence GTGGCGAACATCAAGTCCCAGATCAAGCGCAACAAGACGAACGAGATTGCGCGCCAGCGCAACAAGGCCGTCAAGTCGGAGCTGAAGACCTTCGTGCGCAAGGCGCGCGAGGCCGCCGAGGCCGGCAACGTCGAGCAGGCCGAGGCGCTGACCCGCCTCGCGGCCCGCAAGCTCGACAAGGCCGTCAGCAAGGGTGTCATCCACAAGAACCAGGCCGCCAACAAGAAGTCGGCCCTGGCGAAGCGTGTCGCGACGGCCAAGGCCTGA
- the lepA gene encoding translation elongation factor 4 translates to MPATPPVNVPEPSRTDPALIRNFCIIAHIDHGKSTLADRMLQITGVVDARQMRAQYLDRMDIERERGITIKSQAVRLPWTAPDGQIHILNMIDTPGHVDFTYEVSRSLAACEGAILLVDAAQGIEAQTLANLYLALENDLQIIPVLNKIDLPAAQPEKYAAELAHIIGCDPEDVLKVSGKTGVGVPELLDECVRLVPPPIGVKDAPARAMIFDSVYDSYRGVVTYVRVVDGDLKKRERIQMMSTGVTHELLEIGVISPEPKPSDGLSVGEVGYIITGVKDVRQSRVGDTITSLHHGATEALGGYKDPKPMVFSGLYPLDGSDYPELRDALDKLQLNDAALVYEPETSVALGFGFRCGFLGLLHLEIVRERLEREFNLELISTAPSVVYRVVMEDGSEHTVTNPSEFPGGKIAEVHEPVVRATILAPSEYIGTIMELCQTRRGVQIGMDYLSEDRVELRYTLPLAEIVFDFFDALKSKTRGYASLDYETTGEQQSALVKVDILLQGEAVDAFSAIVHKDKAYNYGVEMTKKLRELIPRQQFEVPIQAAVGARVIARENIRAIRKDVLAKCYGGDISRKRKLLEKQKEGKKRMKMVGRVEVPQEAFIAALSTDDSGGRK, encoded by the coding sequence GTGCCCGCGACCCCGCCAGTGAACGTGCCGGAGCCCAGCCGTACCGACCCGGCGCTGATCCGGAACTTCTGCATCATCGCCCACATCGACCACGGCAAGTCGACGCTTGCCGACCGGATGCTTCAGATCACCGGCGTGGTCGATGCGCGGCAGATGCGCGCGCAGTACCTCGACCGCATGGACATCGAGCGTGAGCGCGGCATCACCATCAAGTCGCAGGCGGTGCGGCTGCCGTGGACGGCCCCCGACGGGCAGATCCACATCCTCAACATGATCGACACCCCCGGCCACGTGGACTTCACGTACGAGGTGTCCCGCTCGCTCGCGGCCTGTGAGGGCGCGATCCTGCTGGTCGACGCGGCGCAGGGGATCGAGGCGCAGACGCTCGCCAACCTCTACCTGGCCCTGGAGAACGACCTCCAGATCATTCCGGTGCTGAACAAGATCGACCTCCCGGCCGCCCAGCCGGAGAAGTACGCGGCGGAGCTCGCGCACATCATCGGCTGCGACCCGGAGGACGTGCTCAAGGTCTCCGGCAAGACCGGCGTGGGTGTGCCCGAGCTGCTGGACGAGTGCGTACGCCTGGTGCCGCCGCCGATCGGGGTCAAGGACGCGCCCGCCCGCGCGATGATCTTCGACTCGGTCTACGACTCGTACCGGGGCGTGGTCACCTACGTCCGTGTGGTCGACGGCGACCTGAAGAAGCGCGAGCGCATCCAGATGATGTCGACGGGGGTGACCCACGAGCTTCTGGAGATCGGCGTCATCTCGCCCGAGCCCAAGCCGTCCGACGGCCTGAGCGTCGGCGAGGTCGGCTACATCATCACCGGCGTGAAGGACGTTCGGCAGTCCCGCGTCGGTGACACCATCACCTCCCTGCACCACGGCGCCACCGAGGCCCTCGGCGGGTACAAGGACCCGAAGCCGATGGTGTTCTCGGGTCTGTATCCGCTGGACGGCTCGGACTACCCCGAGCTGCGCGACGCGCTGGACAAGCTCCAGCTCAACGACGCCGCGCTGGTGTACGAGCCGGAGACCTCGGTCGCGCTCGGCTTCGGGTTCCGCTGCGGCTTCCTGGGGCTGCTGCACCTGGAGATCGTCCGGGAGCGGCTGGAGCGCGAGTTCAACCTGGAACTCATCTCGACCGCGCCGAGCGTGGTGTACCGGGTGGTCATGGAGGACGGCAGCGAGCACACCGTGACCAACCCGAGCGAGTTCCCCGGCGGCAAGATCGCCGAGGTGCACGAGCCGGTGGTGCGGGCCACCATCCTGGCCCCGAGCGAGTACATCGGCACGATCATGGAGCTGTGCCAGACCCGGCGCGGCGTCCAGATCGGGATGGACTACCTCTCCGAGGACCGGGTCGAACTGCGCTACACGCTGCCGCTCGCGGAGATCGTGTTCGACTTCTTCGACGCGCTCAAGTCCAAGACGCGCGGCTACGCGTCGCTCGACTACGAGACCACGGGCGAGCAGCAGTCCGCGCTGGTCAAGGTCGACATCCTGCTCCAGGGCGAGGCCGTCGACGCGTTCAGCGCGATCGTGCACAAGGACAAGGCGTACAACTACGGCGTCGAGATGACCAAGAAGCTGCGCGAGTTGATTCCGCGTCAGCAGTTCGAGGTGCCGATCCAGGCCGCCGTCGGGGCGCGGGTGATCGCCCGCGAGAACATCCGCGCGATCCGCAAGGACGTGCTCGCCAAGTGCTACGGCGGTGACATCAGCCGCAAGCGCAAGCTGCTCGAGAAGCAGAAGGAAGGCAAGAAGCGGATGAAGATGGTCGGTCGCGTGGAGGTGCCGCAGGAGGCCTTCATCGCGGCGCTGTCCACCGACGACAGCGGCGGGCGGAAGTAG
- a CDS encoding AMP-dependent synthetase/ligase yields the protein MSSESAAIENRSPSIAVDFLERIRATPENEAYRYPVAVGDGDREEWRSITWGQAGERAKAIAAGLAALGVEAEDRVAIVAETRLEWVLADFGVICAGAATTTVYPTTNADEAAFILTDSGSVMAFVADDTQLAKLRGARADLAAIRKVIVFDPPKPGPEAEPADDWVITLAELEDLGRARLVEEPDLVETRVAAITRDRLATLIYTSGTTGRPKGVRLTHDTWAYQAAAQVAIGDNDADELQYLWLPLAHCYGKVMVCGQIRIGYATAIDGRIPKLITNLPIVRPTFMAAAPRVFEKVYNSVHMRVRAEGGLKYRIFRWAIGVGREMSQARQAGRTPSAVLAAKYRVADRLVFDKLRALFGGRLKGCISGSAALSPDVAEFFDAIGIPILEGYGLTEASAGSSVNRFDRHRIGTVGPALPGSEMRIAEDGELLVRSPAVMQGYHNNPEATAAVLTEDGWLRTGDIAVIEDGYLRITDRKKDLIKTSGGKYVAPSEIEGRFKGLCPFVSNILVHGEGRNFCSALITLDPDALRGWAAEQPALRGRSYEELVGAEEVRALVADYLDRLNADLQRWQTVKKFAILPRDLSVERGELTPSLKVKRRVVEQEYAAVLDDMYKGTLVT from the coding sequence GTGAGTTCAGAGTCCGCCGCCATCGAGAACCGTTCGCCGTCCATCGCGGTGGACTTCCTGGAACGTATTCGGGCCACGCCCGAGAACGAGGCGTACCGCTACCCGGTCGCGGTGGGCGACGGCGACCGGGAGGAATGGCGCTCGATCACCTGGGGGCAGGCGGGCGAGCGGGCCAAGGCGATCGCCGCCGGGCTGGCGGCGCTCGGGGTCGAGGCCGAGGACCGGGTCGCGATCGTGGCCGAGACCCGGCTGGAATGGGTGCTGGCCGACTTCGGCGTGATCTGCGCCGGCGCGGCCACCACCACCGTGTACCCGACCACCAACGCCGACGAGGCCGCCTTCATCCTGACCGACTCCGGCAGCGTGATGGCGTTCGTGGCCGACGACACCCAACTCGCCAAGCTGCGCGGCGCACGGGCGGACCTCGCCGCGATACGCAAGGTGATCGTCTTCGACCCGCCGAAGCCCGGGCCCGAGGCCGAGCCCGCCGACGACTGGGTGATCACCCTCGCCGAACTGGAGGACCTCGGCCGCGCCCGGCTGGTCGAGGAGCCGGACCTGGTGGAGACCCGGGTCGCCGCGATCACCCGGGACCGGCTCGCGACCCTCATCTACACCTCCGGCACCACCGGTCGGCCCAAGGGCGTCCGGCTCACGCACGACACCTGGGCGTATCAGGCCGCCGCGCAGGTCGCGATCGGGGACAACGACGCCGACGAACTCCAGTACCTGTGGCTGCCGCTCGCGCACTGCTACGGCAAGGTTATGGTCTGCGGACAGATCCGGATCGGCTATGCGACCGCCATCGACGGCCGGATTCCCAAGCTGATCACCAACCTCCCGATCGTGCGGCCGACGTTCATGGCCGCCGCGCCGCGCGTGTTCGAGAAGGTGTACAACTCCGTGCACATGCGGGTGCGCGCCGAGGGCGGCCTCAAGTACCGCATCTTCCGCTGGGCGATCGGCGTCGGCCGGGAGATGTCGCAGGCCAGGCAGGCCGGCCGCACCCCGTCCGCGGTGCTCGCCGCGAAGTATCGGGTGGCCGACCGGCTCGTCTTCGACAAGCTGCGCGCGTTGTTCGGCGGTCGGCTCAAGGGCTGTATCTCCGGCAGCGCGGCGCTCTCGCCCGACGTCGCCGAGTTCTTCGACGCGATCGGGATACCGATCCTGGAGGGCTACGGCCTCACCGAGGCCAGCGCGGGCAGTTCGGTCAACCGCTTCGACCGGCACCGGATCGGCACCGTCGGCCCGGCGCTGCCCGGCTCGGAGATGCGCATCGCCGAGGACGGCGAACTGCTGGTACGCAGCCCGGCGGTGATGCAGGGCTACCACAACAACCCCGAGGCGACCGCCGCCGTGCTCACCGAGGACGGCTGGCTGCGCACCGGCGACATCGCCGTGATCGAGGACGGCTATCTGCGGATCACCGACCGCAAGAAGGACCTGATCAAGACCTCGGGCGGCAAGTACGTCGCGCCCAGTGAGATCGAGGGCCGGTTCAAGGGCCTGTGCCCGTTCGTGAGCAACATCCTCGTGCACGGGGAGGGCCGCAACTTCTGCTCCGCGCTGATCACGTTGGACCCGGACGCGCTCCGGGGCTGGGCCGCGGAGCAGCCGGCACTGCGGGGGAGGTCGTACGAGGAGCTGGTCGGCGCCGAGGAGGTCCGGGCGCTCGTCGCGGACTATCTCGACCGGCTCAACGCCGATCTGCAGCGGTGGCAGACGGTGAAGAAGTTCGCCATCCTGCCGCGTGACCTGAGCGTCGAGCGCGGTGAGCTGACGCCGAGCCTGAAGGTGAAGCGGCGGGTGGTGGAGCAGGAGTACGCGGCGGTCCTGGACGACATGTACAAGGGCACGCTGGTCACCTGA